The Chryseobacterium sp. 52 genome includes a region encoding these proteins:
- a CDS encoding peroxidase, FMP-type — MLKRKKESPENGGQLLRAAVENQNQKGTLAEIMSGYSKLLIDDPVTPFKEKNLEEIGNDVDYGVLAALDGTWVSYNANYNTSIESKSIGSGIHTTIMPSPGTNSGTIPGKFSFDSEEYIEKLTFSLVPGGVRNRGGASELFCGAVKYEQSIKSVNTVEGQEALKYTSIHEENGMYLWLSDVYNHAATKESIEKDRGIHAFSDEDFKLYGYKGEYRNEPLVQVSPDENNKQYILLSELKEGQEYFEIIPAQELKPGAGIDGPYFIPDYSISRSGVIPHGSTITLLGDITPNGNNYLINGSPQFPYGDAAWQTDHLAISRTMGGAGASPSNPINLDLPAPEWVHETLNDQNDPGSNKIYTQRILADDLYPYSVRPDLRLRDTLSGQNVANYVLVQMSSKMKTGAQGGILNVPFVNRFVPTVEVDFRLWIETVIEDGKEILQLQYEQIVFFEFDFGNDGGTTSWPHIQVNTLRKMEDIPEDQRRVIEEQFFDGSRTHLSSPNEAAAAAGCPYHKGQTE; from the coding sequence ATGCTTAAAAGAAAAAAAGAAAGTCCTGAAAACGGAGGCCAACTGTTGAGAGCTGCCGTTGAGAATCAAAATCAGAAAGGTACTTTGGCGGAAATAATGTCCGGATATTCAAAGCTTCTTATCGATGATCCCGTTACCCCGTTTAAGGAAAAAAACCTGGAAGAGATAGGAAATGACGTGGATTATGGCGTTTTAGCAGCCCTCGATGGAACCTGGGTAAGCTATAACGCTAATTATAATACCAGTATTGAAAGTAAATCTATCGGAAGCGGAATACATACTACCATTATGCCTTCACCAGGAACGAATTCAGGGACGATTCCCGGGAAATTCAGCTTTGACAGTGAGGAGTATATTGAGAAGTTAACATTTTCTCTGGTTCCCGGCGGTGTCCGTAACCGTGGCGGGGCAAGTGAATTGTTTTGCGGCGCTGTAAAGTACGAGCAAAGCATTAAAAGTGTCAATACGGTAGAGGGACAGGAAGCTTTAAAATACACCTCTATTCATGAGGAAAACGGAATGTATCTATGGCTGAGTGATGTCTACAATCATGCTGCCACTAAAGAATCTATTGAAAAAGACCGTGGTATTCATGCTTTTTCTGATGAAGATTTTAAACTGTACGGGTATAAAGGAGAATACAGAAATGAGCCTTTGGTTCAGGTTTCTCCGGATGAAAATAATAAACAGTATATTCTTTTAAGTGAATTAAAAGAAGGCCAGGAATACTTTGAAATTATTCCGGCGCAGGAACTGAAACCGGGAGCAGGGATAGACGGTCCTTATTTTATCCCTGACTACTCTATTTCAAGAAGTGGCGTTATTCCTCATGGTAGCACGATTACTTTATTGGGAGACATTACACCCAATGGGAATAATTACTTAATTAACGGTTCGCCTCAGTTTCCTTACGGTGATGCTGCCTGGCAAACCGATCACCTTGCTATTTCCCGCACGATGGGTGGCGCAGGAGCGAGTCCTTCCAATCCTATCAACCTTGATCTGCCTGCCCCGGAATGGGTACATGAAACACTGAATGATCAAAATGATCCGGGTTCAAATAAAATTTATACGCAGCGAATACTGGCTGATGATTTATATCCTTATTCAGTACGACCTGATCTGCGACTGAGAGACACTTTAAGCGGGCAGAATGTTGCCAACTACGTCCTGGTTCAGATGTCCTCAAAAATGAAGACGGGTGCACAGGGAGGAATTTTAAATGTTCCGTTTGTGAACCGTTTTGTTCCTACCGTTGAGGTAGACTTCAGACTGTGGATTGAAACCGTGATTGAGGATGGAAAAGAAATTCTACAGTTACAATACGAGCAAATTGTATTTTTCGAATTTGATTTTGGAAATGACGGGGGCACGACAAGCTGGCCTCATATCCAGGTCAATACGCTTCGTAAGATGGAAGATATTCCTGAAGATCAAAGACGTGTAATTGAAGAGCAGTTCTTTGATGGCAGCAGAACTCATTTGAGCAGCCCTAATGAGGCCGCCGCAGCTGCAGGATGTCCTTATCACAAGGGACAAACAGAATAA
- a CDS encoding serine hydrolase domain-containing protein, with translation MKLKSLVLSLFISTGLFSQTIDNGKLDHYLNYIENNNLGMGGLSIFKDGKEVYNKSFGQKNIPNIVYNNDTKFQVGSVTKMVAATLILKLIENGRLKLDDKLSDFYPEIPNSKKITVKNLLEHTSGLGSYVVKNGEIWITEKRTEKEIFDYIMEQGVSFEPNEKVEYSNTAYYFLTKILEKKYKAPFHTILTKEITQPLQLNNFASVKSHPKNIFKSYQYENNAWKEVKEMEFESIIGVGDIASTPKNLNIFIESLFQNKIIKKETLEMMLPISGKETWGRGIELWDFDGIKFYGHRGGTVASRTILIHNTDANISIAYNTNGERIRTDQFIKNIVDLVYNKEIKLPEIK, from the coding sequence ATGAAATTAAAATCATTAGTCTTATCCTTATTTATTTCAACAGGTCTTTTTTCACAAACTATTGACAATGGGAAACTCGATCATTATTTAAATTATATTGAAAATAATAATCTGGGAATGGGCGGGCTATCCATCTTTAAAGACGGTAAAGAAGTATATAATAAAAGCTTCGGGCAAAAAAACATACCCAATATCGTTTATAATAATGACACCAAATTCCAGGTCGGTTCTGTAACCAAAATGGTTGCTGCAACATTAATTTTAAAATTAATTGAAAATGGACGGTTAAAACTGGATGACAAGCTATCAGATTTTTATCCGGAAATTCCAAATTCAAAGAAAATCACGGTTAAAAATTTACTGGAACATACAAGTGGTCTGGGAAGCTATGTGGTGAAAAACGGTGAAATATGGATCACCGAAAAACGGACTGAGAAAGAGATTTTTGATTACATCATGGAACAGGGAGTCAGTTTTGAACCTAATGAAAAAGTAGAGTATTCAAATACTGCCTATTATTTTTTAACTAAAATTCTTGAAAAAAAATATAAAGCCCCATTTCATACAATACTCACTAAAGAAATAACCCAGCCTCTTCAATTAAACAATTTCGCCTCTGTAAAATCCCATCCTAAAAATATATTTAAATCCTATCAGTATGAAAACAATGCCTGGAAGGAAGTAAAAGAAATGGAATTTGAAAGTATTATCGGTGTGGGTGATATTGCCTCAACACCAAAAAACCTCAATATTTTCATCGAAAGTTTATTCCAAAATAAAATTATCAAAAAAGAAACTTTGGAGATGATGCTTCCCATTTCGGGCAAAGAAACCTGGGGAAGAGGAATAGAGCTCTGGGATTTTGACGGAATTAAATTTTATGGTCACCGTGGAGGTACTGTAGCCTCCCGCACTATTCTTATTCATAACACAGATGCGAATATTTCAATCGCATATAATACGAATGGGGAACGAATCCGTACAGACCAATTTATAAAAAACATCGTTGATCTGGTTTATAACAAGGAAATTAAACTACCCGAAATAAAGTAA
- a CDS encoding RidA family protein encodes MKRILFSLSAICTGFLAFSQNTNYNKMVNESNTTAVINKNPKALFDPTPFAFSHSTSTEDEGKYVFISGQSGGENLKHSLSKDFRTQVRFSLKNLETVLAEYGLGVKDVLKITILIVDHDQEKLKIWKEEMDKTWKNNKFPASTLIPVPKLALNDMLIEVDAVAFFKKSKTD; translated from the coding sequence ATGAAGCGTATATTATTTAGTCTATCTGCTATCTGCACTGGCTTTCTGGCTTTTTCACAAAATACAAATTATAATAAAATGGTTAATGAAAGTAATACGACGGCTGTCATTAATAAAAACCCAAAAGCACTTTTTGATCCGACTCCATTTGCTTTTTCTCACTCTACAAGCACAGAAGATGAGGGTAAATATGTATTTATATCAGGACAGAGCGGGGGAGAAAATTTGAAACACAGCCTTTCTAAAGATTTTAGAACTCAGGTCAGGTTTTCTCTGAAGAATTTGGAAACAGTGCTTGCAGAATACGGATTAGGAGTCAAAGATGTTCTTAAAATTACCATACTCATTGTTGATCATGATCAGGAAAAACTTAAGATATGGAAAGAGGAAATGGATAAAACATGGAAAAATAATAAATTCCCGGCAAGCACCTTAATTCCGGTTCCAAAATTAGCACTGAATGATATGCTGATAGAAGTAGATGCTGTTGCTTTCTTTAAAAAAAGTAAAACAGATTAA
- a CDS encoding nuclear transport factor 2 family protein — MKKIFLVMYLFACSIVLFAQQGSSDTELVRAVLTNYIEGKINSDTARLSSAFHQKADYWYRDLKTGKMVIWPIADYVKGFTPGKKLNFTGKIISINIAGVAAQAKVDIIYPNSIYANYMNLLKIDGKWAITNKVLGEHEVRKKVLFITTSHEKLGNSGEKTGFHFGEVAQAYKPFYEAGYDIDFASPKGGKTYHYGADMNNETQVWFMQNIEATDKLFNAMKLSDINPKKYDAVYFAGGHGVMWDLANDPVSEMITRTIYENNGVVGAVCHGPAALTNVKLSNGQFLVQGKVLTSFTNNEEKSIKLHKVVPFLLQDELQKKGGIFKPLANWQANVQVDQRLVTGQNPASTGKLAEEMIRLLVDKTSGK, encoded by the coding sequence ATGAAAAAGATCTTTCTTGTCATGTATCTATTTGCCTGTTCAATCGTCCTTTTTGCTCAGCAAGGATCATCAGATACAGAACTTGTCAGAGCAGTCCTTACCAACTATATCGAAGGGAAAATTAATAGCGACACGGCCCGTTTGTCAAGTGCTTTTCACCAGAAAGCCGATTACTGGTATCGTGATCTAAAGACAGGAAAGATGGTGATTTGGCCTATTGCCGATTATGTGAAGGGATTTACACCAGGAAAGAAACTCAACTTTACAGGCAAGATCATTTCTATCAATATAGCCGGAGTCGCAGCTCAGGCAAAAGTTGACATTATCTACCCTAACTCTATCTATGCAAATTATATGAACCTGTTAAAAATAGACGGTAAATGGGCAATTACGAATAAGGTGCTCGGAGAACATGAGGTTCGCAAAAAGGTATTGTTCATTACGACCAGTCATGAAAAATTAGGAAACAGCGGTGAAAAGACGGGTTTTCATTTTGGGGAAGTAGCTCAGGCGTATAAACCGTTTTATGAAGCAGGCTATGATATCGATTTTGCCAGCCCCAAAGGAGGTAAAACATACCACTACGGTGCTGATATGAATAATGAAACACAGGTGTGGTTTATGCAAAATATCGAGGCGACAGACAAATTGTTCAATGCAATGAAACTGTCTGATATCAATCCCAAAAAATATGATGCTGTTTATTTTGCCGGTGGACACGGTGTCATGTGGGATTTGGCTAATGATCCTGTCAGCGAAATGATTACAAGAACGATATATGAAAATAATGGAGTAGTAGGGGCAGTATGTCATGGTCCTGCTGCGTTGACGAATGTAAAGCTTTCCAATGGGCAGTTTCTGGTTCAGGGTAAAGTACTGACTTCATTTACCAACAACGAAGAAAAAAGTATTAAGCTGCATAAGGTTGTTCCATTTTTACTGCAGGATGAACTTCAGAAAAAAGGCGGAATATTTAAACCTCTTGCCAACTGGCAGGCCAATGTACAGGTAGATCAGCGTTTAGTTACAGGGCAAAACCCAGCATCTACAGGAAAATTAGCAGAAGAGATGATTCGCCTGCTGGTAGATAAAACTTCTGGAAAATAG
- a CDS encoding helix-turn-helix domain-containing protein, whose translation MKLSQEILFFFSALGVFNGFIISIYLLLFKKPKTATSYFLGLLLFVLSIRIVKSIFLYFYPDLPLIYAQIGLSACFLIGPSLYYFTRSALVQPEKIPVAWKRNYGYWLLVIVIAGIIFPYQNYPGIWKSFVVKLIYVQWAVFVILSGWQLKELFVKLLRSDEKISASERPLISIFIGALVIHIAFVLAFMGWFNGMYISGALFFSFILYLNIPLFISREKNDTVLLVEQEEKRYANKKILDEYALPLAEKLEKIITEQELYKNPDLKLSDLAKKINVSTHQLSQLLNDNLGKNFTAYINEYRIQEACQLIAKDQGIKLEVIGYEVGFNSKSTFYAAFKKHKNTTPNGYKEQLSTV comes from the coding sequence ATGAAGTTAAGTCAGGAAATTCTATTTTTTTTTAGTGCTTTAGGCGTATTTAATGGATTTATCATTAGCATTTATCTGTTACTGTTTAAAAAGCCAAAAACAGCAACCTCTTATTTTTTAGGATTACTGCTCTTCGTTTTATCTATTAGGATTGTTAAATCCATCTTTCTGTATTTCTATCCCGATTTACCCCTTATTTATGCTCAAATAGGTTTGTCAGCTTGTTTCTTAATAGGTCCGTCACTGTATTACTTTACCAGATCTGCATTGGTGCAGCCTGAAAAAATACCTGTTGCCTGGAAAAGGAATTATGGATACTGGCTTTTGGTTATTGTTATAGCGGGTATTATTTTCCCCTACCAAAACTATCCGGGTATATGGAAATCCTTTGTCGTGAAGCTGATTTATGTGCAATGGGCTGTTTTTGTAATCCTGTCGGGATGGCAGCTCAAAGAATTATTTGTTAAACTGTTACGTTCAGATGAAAAAATTTCCGCGTCTGAAAGACCATTGATATCTATTTTTATTGGGGCTTTAGTTATTCATATTGCCTTTGTATTAGCCTTTATGGGATGGTTTAACGGGATGTACATTAGTGGAGCACTATTCTTTTCTTTCATTTTGTATCTGAACATTCCGTTGTTTATCAGCAGAGAAAAAAACGACACCGTTCTTTTAGTTGAACAGGAAGAAAAACGGTATGCCAATAAGAAGATTTTAGATGAATATGCGTTGCCTTTAGCTGAAAAGCTTGAGAAAATAATTACAGAGCAGGAACTTTATAAAAATCCGGATCTCAAATTAAGTGATCTAGCTAAAAAAATTAATGTTTCCACCCATCAGCTTTCGCAACTCCTTAATGATAATTTAGGGAAGAACTTTACTGCCTATATTAATGAATACCGTATACAGGAAGCTTGCCAACTGATCGCCAAAGATCAGGGGATTAAACTTGAAGTTATTGGTTATGAAGTAGGATTCAATTCTAAATCTACTTTTTATGCTGCATTTAAAAAACATAAAAATACCACGCCTAACGGCTACAAAGAACAGTTATCGACTGTTTAA
- the pgl gene encoding 6-phosphogluconolactonase, with protein MNITVFDDLETLYKKAADTFVDLSKKSIQKNNRFVVALSGGSSPKAIFNLLATQEYAEQIEWNKVYFFWVDERWVPLQDDKSNAKMTFETLLDKVPVNKDHIFPMYQEEISPENYAAEYEQQIKTVLGNEGVFDFILLGMGDDGHTASLFPGESVLDEKEKWVSAYYLKPQEMFRITLTAPLINKADNILLVAFGESKKHALNEVVNGEYNPKLYPLQLIEKKEGFQFFTDEKAKG; from the coding sequence ATGAATATCACCGTATTTGATGATTTAGAGACTTTATATAAAAAGGCAGCAGATACATTTGTTGATCTTTCAAAAAAATCTATTCAGAAAAATAACCGTTTTGTGGTGGCATTAAGCGGAGGTTCTTCTCCTAAAGCCATTTTTAACTTATTGGCGACTCAGGAATATGCAGAACAGATTGAATGGAATAAAGTATACTTTTTCTGGGTTGATGAGCGATGGGTTCCTTTACAGGATGATAAAAGCAATGCAAAGATGACCTTCGAAACGCTGCTTGATAAAGTTCCTGTTAATAAAGATCATATTTTTCCAATGTATCAGGAAGAAATTTCTCCTGAGAATTATGCTGCAGAATATGAGCAGCAGATCAAAACGGTTCTTGGAAATGAAGGCGTTTTTGATTTTATCCTTTTGGGAATGGGTGATGATGGTCATACCGCTTCTTTATTTCCGGGTGAAAGCGTTCTGGATGAAAAAGAAAAATGGGTATCTGCCTATTATCTGAAACCTCAGGAAATGTTCAGAATCACTTTAACGGCACCATTGATTAATAAAGCAGACAATATACTGCTTGTTGCATTCGGAGAGTCCAAAAAGCACGCATTGAATGAAGTCGTAAACGGAGAATATAATCCTAAACTATATCCATTACAGCTTATTGAAAAAAAAGAAGGTTTTCAGTTTTTCACAGATGAAAAAGCGAAAGGCTAG
- the zwf gene encoding glucose-6-phosphate dehydrogenase translates to MNENKVLKPTTIIIFGATGDLAKRKLFPAFYNLYIDGRMPKGFNILALGRADNTNEYFKNYIKENLENFSRKKITTEDWAGFQAHITYFQHQLDEESSYQNLYQKLEDFDAVYGTRGNRLFYLSIGPNFVSTISNHIKNASLASDAKKDRIIIEKPFGHDKQSAIELNSLLAEAFEEEQIYRIDHYLGKETVQNILAFRFGNSIFEPLWDHKHIESVQITVAEEVGVETRGSFYEQTGALKDMIQNHLLQILCMVAMEPPASLESGEIRDRKVDVLKSIRRISADQVDHYAVRGQYGKGTVNGVEAKGYRQEDGIAGDSNTETFAAVKFYLDNERWQDVPFYVRTGKKMKEKHSYITIQFKPLPHSTFSESSQHLSANRLIINIQPLMDIRLQFMAKKPGLSLVLKPVEMIFDNFACQEDTPEAYETLLLDALIGDLTLFMRSDQVEEAWDVVKTIQEAWENNKDSSFPNYEAGSWGPKESIALVERQGHNWV, encoded by the coding sequence ATGAATGAAAATAAAGTCTTGAAGCCAACTACAATCATAATTTTTGGTGCTACAGGAGATTTGGCAAAAAGAAAACTTTTTCCGGCGTTTTATAATTTATATATTGATGGCAGGATGCCCAAAGGGTTTAATATTTTAGCACTTGGAAGGGCAGACAACACCAATGAATATTTTAAAAATTACATTAAAGAAAATCTTGAAAATTTCTCAAGAAAAAAAATAACTACAGAAGATTGGGCCGGTTTTCAGGCTCATATTACTTACTTTCAGCATCAATTGGATGAGGAAAGTTCTTACCAGAATCTGTATCAGAAATTAGAGGATTTTGATGCGGTTTACGGAACAAGAGGGAACAGATTGTTTTATTTATCCATCGGGCCTAATTTTGTTTCAACCATTTCCAATCATATCAAGAATGCATCATTAGCTTCTGACGCGAAGAAAGACCGTATTATTATTGAGAAGCCGTTTGGCCATGATAAACAGTCGGCGATAGAACTCAACAGTTTGCTGGCTGAGGCTTTTGAAGAAGAACAGATCTACCGCATCGATCATTATCTGGGAAAGGAAACCGTACAGAATATACTGGCCTTTAGATTTGGGAATTCTATTTTTGAACCTTTATGGGATCATAAACATATAGAATCAGTACAGATTACCGTTGCTGAAGAGGTAGGCGTTGAAACCAGAGGCTCTTTTTATGAGCAGACGGGAGCGCTGAAGGATATGATTCAAAACCATTTATTGCAGATTCTGTGTATGGTGGCTATGGAGCCGCCCGCTTCATTGGAATCAGGCGAGATCAGAGACCGGAAAGTAGATGTACTGAAGTCAATTCGTAGAATTTCAGCCGATCAGGTTGATCATTATGCGGTAAGAGGTCAGTACGGAAAAGGGACTGTCAATGGAGTAGAGGCTAAAGGGTACCGTCAGGAAGATGGGATTGCAGGAGATTCCAATACGGAAACTTTTGCCGCGGTAAAATTCTATCTGGACAATGAAAGATGGCAGGACGTTCCTTTCTATGTCCGTACCGGGAAAAAAATGAAAGAAAAACATTCTTATATTACCATCCAGTTTAAACCGCTTCCGCATTCTACATTTTCAGAAAGTTCACAACATTTATCAGCCAACAGACTGATCATTAATATTCAGCCTTTGATGGATATCAGACTGCAGTTTATGGCAAAAAAGCCTGGACTTTCATTGGTTCTGAAACCGGTTGAGATGATCTTTGATAATTTTGCCTGTCAGGAAGATACTCCTGAAGCATATGAAACATTATTGCTGGATGCACTTATAGGTGATCTTACTCTATTTATGCGTTCGGATCAGGTAGAAGAAGCCTGGGATGTGGTAAAAACCATACAGGAAGCCTGGGAAAATAATAAAGATTCATCCTTTCCAAACTATGAAGCCGGAAGCTGGGGGCCGAAAGAAAGTATTGCGCTCGTTGAAAGACAGGGGCACAACTGGGTATAG
- the gndA gene encoding NADP-dependent phosphogluconate dehydrogenase translates to MERYNYGMVGLGVMGRNLLYNIADNGFSIAGFDLDEVKIKELQEGATSEMKVKGTGTLEDFVSALETPRKIILMVPAGKPVDAVLENITPLLSKGDIVIDAGNSYFKDTDRRIADLASKNLHFMGMGVSGGEKGARTGPSIMPGGDLDAFHLLKPMLEAISAKVDNEACTAYMGKDSAGNYVKMVHNGIEYAIMQLISEAYDLLKRGAHLNNDQLYEVFKEWNDGEMNSFLIEITRDIFQQKDSLTDQYLVDQILDKAGAKGTGKWTSEQAMEIGVSIPTIDIAVTSRIISAYKEERIQASKLYADKEITSPEDISLFIKEVGDALYLATLISYAQGLALLVKASEEYHFEIPLKDVVKIWRGGCIIRSVLLEKFYAAYTQDPKLSNILLDQDISVIVKEKISSLRKTAAFAASNGISGLGLQTALGYFDAYTTESLPVNLIQAQRDYFGAHTYQRIDREGVFHTSWQTAKN, encoded by the coding sequence ATGGAGAGATATAATTACGGGATGGTGGGTCTCGGAGTAATGGGGAGAAATCTTCTTTATAATATTGCCGATAACGGTTTTTCGATCGCAGGATTTGATCTTGATGAGGTCAAAATAAAAGAACTGCAGGAAGGCGCCACTTCAGAAATGAAAGTAAAAGGGACAGGAACTTTGGAAGATTTTGTATCTGCATTGGAAACTCCCAGGAAAATTATTCTTATGGTTCCTGCAGGAAAACCTGTAGATGCTGTTTTGGAAAATATTACCCCGCTTTTAAGCAAAGGAGACATCGTTATTGATGCAGGGAACTCTTATTTTAAAGATACCGACAGACGTATTGCGGATTTAGCATCAAAAAACCTGCACTTCATGGGAATGGGAGTTTCCGGAGGTGAAAAAGGAGCAAGAACAGGGCCCAGCATTATGCCGGGAGGAGATCTGGATGCTTTCCATCTTCTGAAGCCTATGTTGGAAGCCATTTCTGCAAAAGTTGATAACGAAGCCTGTACTGCGTATATGGGGAAAGATTCGGCAGGGAACTATGTAAAAATGGTTCACAATGGAATTGAATATGCCATTATGCAGCTTATCAGCGAAGCTTACGATCTGTTAAAAAGAGGGGCTCACTTAAATAACGATCAGCTCTACGAAGTGTTCAAAGAATGGAATGATGGCGAGATGAACTCATTTTTGATTGAGATCACAAGAGATATCTTCCAGCAGAAAGATTCACTGACTGACCAGTATCTTGTAGATCAGATTCTGGATAAAGCGGGAGCAAAAGGAACCGGAAAATGGACCTCCGAGCAGGCTATGGAAATTGGTGTTTCTATCCCGACAATCGATATTGCAGTGACTTCAAGAATTATATCAGCTTATAAAGAAGAGAGAATTCAGGCTTCAAAATTATATGCTGACAAAGAAATTACCAGTCCGGAAGATATCAGCTTATTCATTAAAGAAGTAGGAGATGCGCTGTATCTGGCTACATTAATAAGCTATGCGCAAGGATTAGCATTATTAGTAAAAGCATCCGAAGAATATCATTTCGAGATTCCATTAAAAGATGTTGTGAAAATCTGGAGAGGAGGCTGTATCATCCGCTCAGTATTGCTGGAAAAATTTTATGCAGCATATACCCAGGATCCTAAACTTTCCAATATCTTACTTGATCAGGATATTTCTGTGATTGTTAAGGAAAAAATAAGTTCTTTAAGAAAAACGGCTGCTTTTGCTGCCTCAAACGGAATCTCAGGCTTAGGACTTCAGACCGCTTTAGGATATTTTGACGCCTACACCACAGAATCTCTGCCTGTCAATCTGATCCAGGCTCAACGTGATTATTTTGGGGCACACACTTATCAGCGAATCGACAGAGAAGGTGTTTTCCACACTTCATGGCAAACTGCAAAAAATTAA